A region of uncultured Draconibacterium sp. DNA encodes the following proteins:
- a CDS encoding endo-1,4-beta-xylanase — MKYYRNNTKNNYKGRIIYIISLCLALLVFGKVSMAQSYAAWYQDAQNRIDTLRKGDFGIRIIDKDGNPFEGDVSVHLKKHEFPFGIAFDFYEGETSMGNSYSSTAPVQADTDAKIYQSERWSDYLAYAIPVESGKNYKLTLKFAEIYFDSGNSRVFNVKVENQLFLENYDVYTEAGGKNIAVDTAITILATDNQINIELIAVTDNVSIKGIQLEEIGGTQVTRINCGGPELITGEGNSYQSEQGFFDPEVNTVASNEQWMQATMYKYFNYGVTGNSFKWSGVQPSHTTPNYSNFENALRWTQKVGWKIRGHNLLWGGNDGHSTPDWVRNLPTTEAFIDTCKMRVVRDVSRYKGLISEYDVVNEPLSGHADWMRNTHGDSIIWNSFKWARSADPDADLYVNDYNVEYNWGQAAEYRDLILEIIENGGPVTGVGMQAHFWDCCRPNVDELVKNINIIAEAGLPIRLTEYDFGGDLTEAEQAEDLIKVLTVAFSHPSVNGMISWVLRDSDDDSGWRPSSGYFNWDYTPKLAADTLLYYTQKLWATNFDSQISSTSSLDFNAYYGDYEIEVAFGDTVKVFTVPCLKENEDSIFTLYETNAKLKGPQLLSATWEADNLVKLEFDKPIDNSSLVRSHFKFFSSNGIGLDNVEADPYNEKAILLQLDSNVDQDSYHTVAYFPGSMKATDGSSADAFGPEKIGNQDTEVGIVLEKDLDNELRVFPNPATTVLNIEYTEAPYKVAVYNSLGVLVHATVSSEPLVNININSFTKGLYLVRITDTENNVLTRKVIVN; from the coding sequence ATGAAATACTACAGAAATAATACGAAGAACAATTACAAAGGGCGAATTATATACATTATTTCGCTGTGCCTTGCTCTACTGGTTTTTGGAAAAGTAAGTATGGCGCAGTCATATGCTGCCTGGTATCAGGATGCTCAAAACAGAATTGATACGCTGCGAAAAGGCGATTTTGGTATCCGGATAATAGACAAAGACGGCAACCCGTTTGAAGGAGATGTTTCGGTGCATTTGAAAAAACACGAGTTCCCCTTTGGTATTGCCTTCGATTTTTATGAAGGTGAAACAAGTATGGGGAATTCATACAGTTCTACTGCGCCCGTTCAGGCCGATACCGATGCCAAAATATACCAAAGCGAAAGGTGGAGCGATTACCTGGCATATGCAATTCCGGTTGAAAGTGGTAAAAACTATAAGCTTACCTTAAAATTTGCCGAGATATATTTCGATTCAGGTAATTCGCGGGTTTTTAATGTGAAGGTCGAAAACCAGTTATTTCTCGAGAATTACGATGTTTACACCGAGGCCGGCGGAAAAAACATAGCCGTTGATACCGCCATCACCATTCTGGCCACCGACAACCAAATAAATATCGAATTGATCGCCGTCACCGATAATGTATCAATCAAAGGAATTCAGCTGGAGGAAATTGGAGGGACACAGGTAACGCGAATCAATTGTGGAGGTCCGGAATTAATCACCGGTGAAGGAAATTCCTATCAAAGCGAGCAGGGATTTTTCGATCCTGAGGTAAATACAGTTGCTTCAAACGAACAGTGGATGCAAGCAACCATGTACAAGTATTTCAATTATGGAGTTACCGGAAATTCGTTCAAGTGGAGTGGTGTTCAGCCCAGTCATACCACCCCGAATTATTCCAATTTTGAGAATGCACTTCGGTGGACCCAAAAAGTAGGCTGGAAGATTAGGGGCCACAATTTACTTTGGGGAGGCAATGATGGACATTCAACCCCCGACTGGGTAAGGAACCTGCCAACTACGGAGGCTTTTATTGATACCTGTAAGATGAGAGTTGTTCGCGATGTTTCACGTTATAAGGGACTCATTTCAGAATACGATGTAGTCAATGAACCTTTATCCGGTCATGCCGATTGGATGCGAAATACACATGGCGATTCAATTATCTGGAACAGTTTTAAATGGGCACGTTCTGCCGACCCTGATGCTGACTTGTATGTAAACGATTACAATGTAGAATACAATTGGGGACAGGCTGCGGAATACCGCGATTTAATTCTGGAAATTATAGAGAATGGAGGGCCTGTTACGGGAGTTGGCATGCAGGCGCATTTTTGGGATTGTTGCCGGCCAAACGTTGATGAATTGGTAAAAAATATAAATATTATTGCGGAAGCCGGTTTGCCAATTAGGCTAACAGAGTACGACTTTGGTGGTGATCTCACCGAAGCAGAACAGGCTGAAGATCTTATAAAAGTGTTGACAGTCGCATTTTCGCACCCATCGGTTAACGGAATGATAAGTTGGGTATTGAGAGACTCTGATGATGACAGTGGCTGGCGTCCGAGTTCAGGATATTTCAATTGGGATTATACGCCAAAATTAGCTGCCGACACCTTATTGTATTACACTCAAAAGTTGTGGGCTACCAATTTCGATTCACAGATAAGTAGCACAAGCTCTCTTGATTTTAACGCCTACTACGGCGATTACGAAATTGAAGTGGCTTTTGGCGATACTGTGAAAGTATTTACGGTACCATGCCTCAAAGAGAATGAAGATTCGATTTTCACTTTATATGAAACCAACGCAAAATTAAAAGGACCTCAACTATTAAGTGCGACATGGGAGGCTGATAATTTGGTTAAGCTCGAATTTGATAAGCCGATTGATAACAGCTCACTGGTTCGAAGCCACTTTAAATTTTTCTCATCCAATGGGATCGGGCTCGACAATGTGGAAGCTGATCCGTATAATGAGAAGGCTATTCTTTTACAGCTTGACAGCAATGTTGACCAGGATAGCTACCACACTGTAGCTTACTTTCCTGGAAGTATGAAAGCCACCGATGGAAGTTCTGCTGATGCATTCGGACCGGAGAAAATTGGTAATCAGGATACCGAGGTTGGTATAGTTCTGGAAAAGGACTTGGATAACGAACTGAGAGTATTCCCGAACCCGGCTACAACAGTGTTAAATATCGAATATACTGAAGCTCCTTACAAAGTAGCGGTTTACAACAGTCTCGGAGTACTCGTACATGCAACGGTAAGTTCTGAGCCGCTGGTAAATATTAATATAAACAGCTTTACAAAAGGATTGTACCTGGTGCGGATTACCGATACCGAAAATAATGTTTTAACCCGCAAAGTAATAGTAAATTAA
- a CDS encoding glycoside hydrolase family 98 domain-containing protein translates to MKQDNFTSRYKSKYKIGFFLMLTIFSMFLGLHTNAQEKPLRRPISPEQPMWLIHVDVWNWPDPQKIIDLIPEDIRPYVVMNLSLSVSKGDDGRFNIVEYGYETLKSWIRVCGDNQMWACVQIASGGIAHLPDDDLTLYDEFFRDYPHFLGFNYAEQFWGFDDVNWIWENRMTHFADLLKLSNKYGGYLFVSLCWNQWGQALNPIGMLKRVPEFAEACRKYTENYVVFDKHTQAGFLSDREGMSLGAYLSGYAGQYGIRYDGTGWTGPDPDADDNAWTTATGTAPHLEHMLLTGLTVMDGPELIWTEDFYETNRKNIDNGYQTRNWAKYPQFDNEYMDLFRKVIDGTVRIPTREEVINRTKYVIIHDVNLGSSDDVYSSPQTLYEGLYRMDDDGNWADNKSFFKKTGRYPTIPTVFDLDGDLANSFEYQIKKSEYDTRWPSISDKVSEFNNVFPEEYTGDIYAGRYDNAWIIYNPYKSGLVVNGMRENKTASGHIPFKYNTCEAMDLTYSRYSSSIVREYADSVTFYLANFDNELEPNSRLTDIIKIIGSTNKPTYTFKERGDQPHLASSITENWEDGVFTLTVAHNCAVDITIKCAGSATDRLTGAVQPVALMAPKKPAPYTGPHQYEAECFDYKNGVNLITNGYSGGIRNYTGQGYLEFGSNSAAAARSSVTVLRSGKYMLKTKYSVTGSNIQSIDLYVNDEKVVTPVFAKTSTYSDWGINTQIIDLNAGKNVIEFKSNSSRNTKFYIDNIVATQNSNNGVYHFEDDVATSAASTPAAELISVQSGSAGVVEYTSANSKTSNCFKSYTVGGTNGTGVADLDMFPSDATDYTITWKEYYGTSEGKKGVLLRGTGDNGSCTYAEGMKQGYLFIALNNNDGTVSLQPYVAGTNGITSKSTYNSSFTINAGEPCWYRAVSNGNQFVFECSADSVNWEGASTTLFADDTYTKGATQLVWGLNANNFDWQMDNITYALNGNITLTKFALKDFTYEEGDGPSASQVFSVSGNSLLGDVVLTAPDKFEISLSAESDFVSQLTLTPTQGELAPTNIYVRMKSGLGIATHTGDILVHSAAVIDMSVSLQGNVSRKYIPTSRIYNFTEDTPSTIAQTPPADNVSVGEGNGATAGVFSYTDADGLISNVLKPYSVAGKNGTGVLNLDLFSETSTDYSVTWKQYYTTTGDFKNGMLLRGDVSNLGDVSSGYEKGLMFGYLFLPYRYGSGIQFRVYKTSSATSMYPMISKDVAITVSTGNPIWYRATISGTASVSLKLEYSTDGTTWNVGVEGTDSANPYQSGATQAVWGLWASSTGFCMDDITFEGMESEEASTISVWASLSDFVYESQQGPSEAQSFNVSGRNLIADIEVVAPDDYEVSLDEAQGYSSSVVIPQTNNMVEDITVYVRLKAGLSGGYYSGDILITSANAVEKSIYVYGQVDWPTDVNVVPEASATVVSVEYYTITGQRVLSVDNKEGLFIERKQMSDGTVSASKIFITK, encoded by the coding sequence ATGAAACAAGATAATTTTACTTCAAGATATAAGAGCAAATACAAGATTGGCTTTTTTCTTATGCTAACCATCTTTTCGATGTTTTTGGGATTACACACCAATGCTCAGGAGAAGCCTTTGCGCCGACCGATCTCACCGGAACAGCCGATGTGGTTGATTCACGTTGATGTGTGGAATTGGCCTGATCCGCAGAAGATTATCGATTTAATACCGGAAGATATTCGTCCGTATGTTGTGATGAACCTTTCTCTTTCGGTTTCGAAGGGGGACGATGGACGATTCAATATTGTGGAGTATGGGTATGAAACCTTGAAGTCGTGGATACGGGTTTGTGGCGACAATCAAATGTGGGCTTGTGTGCAGATTGCCAGTGGAGGAATTGCTCACTTACCCGACGATGACCTGACTTTATACGATGAATTCTTTCGTGACTATCCTCATTTCCTGGGTTTTAATTATGCCGAACAGTTTTGGGGATTTGATGATGTTAATTGGATTTGGGAAAACCGCATGACTCATTTTGCCGATTTGCTAAAACTAAGTAACAAATATGGCGGTTATCTTTTTGTGAGTTTATGCTGGAACCAATGGGGACAGGCGCTCAATCCAATAGGTATGCTGAAACGAGTCCCTGAGTTTGCAGAAGCATGTCGTAAATACACGGAGAACTATGTCGTATTTGATAAACATACTCAGGCGGGCTTTTTGTCAGATCGGGAGGGGATGAGTTTAGGAGCCTATCTTTCGGGGTATGCAGGCCAGTACGGTATTCGTTACGATGGAACCGGATGGACTGGTCCTGATCCGGATGCTGATGACAATGCCTGGACTACAGCAACAGGAACTGCTCCGCACCTGGAGCATATGTTGTTAACCGGGCTAACAGTTATGGACGGACCGGAATTAATCTGGACAGAGGATTTCTATGAAACGAATAGAAAAAATATCGATAATGGTTACCAGACCAGGAACTGGGCGAAATATCCGCAATTCGATAATGAGTATATGGATCTTTTCCGTAAAGTTATTGATGGGACCGTTCGGATTCCGACCCGGGAAGAGGTAATAAACAGAACGAAGTATGTTATTATCCATGATGTTAACCTGGGGAGTTCAGATGACGTTTATAGTTCTCCTCAAACCTTGTATGAGGGGCTTTATCGTATGGATGATGATGGAAACTGGGCTGACAACAAATCTTTCTTCAAAAAAACAGGGCGTTATCCGACTATCCCGACTGTTTTTGATCTGGATGGAGATCTGGCAAATTCATTCGAATATCAAATTAAAAAATCAGAATATGATACCCGCTGGCCTTCTATTTCGGATAAAGTGAGCGAGTTTAATAATGTTTTCCCCGAAGAATATACCGGCGATATTTATGCCGGACGTTACGACAATGCTTGGATAATTTATAACCCATACAAATCTGGCTTGGTTGTAAACGGAATGCGCGAGAATAAAACAGCATCCGGGCATATTCCGTTTAAATACAACACTTGCGAGGCTATGGATTTGACCTATTCGAGGTATAGTTCAAGTATTGTGCGGGAATATGCAGATAGCGTAACATTTTATTTGGCCAATTTTGATAATGAGTTAGAGCCGAACAGCCGGCTGACTGATATCATTAAAATTATTGGGAGCACGAACAAACCAACTTACACTTTTAAAGAACGGGGTGATCAGCCGCATTTGGCAAGCTCGATTACCGAAAACTGGGAAGACGGGGTGTTTACCTTAACTGTAGCACACAATTGTGCCGTGGATATCACTATTAAATGTGCTGGTAGTGCAACTGATCGTTTGACGGGCGCTGTTCAGCCAGTAGCATTAATGGCACCTAAAAAGCCGGCACCTTATACCGGTCCTCACCAGTACGAAGCGGAATGTTTCGATTACAAAAACGGCGTGAACCTTATTACAAACGGATACAGTGGTGGCATTCGAAATTATACTGGTCAGGGATATTTGGAGTTCGGATCCAACTCTGCTGCAGCAGCGCGGAGCTCTGTAACGGTTTTGCGCTCGGGAAAATATATGCTGAAAACGAAATACTCTGTTACCGGTAGCAATATTCAATCGATAGACTTGTATGTGAATGATGAAAAAGTGGTAACTCCGGTTTTCGCAAAAACATCAACTTATAGCGATTGGGGAATAAATACTCAGATTATTGATTTGAATGCCGGAAAGAATGTGATTGAGTTCAAGTCCAACTCAAGTAGAAACACTAAATTTTATATCGACAATATTGTGGCGACACAAAACTCGAATAATGGGGTTTACCACTTTGAGGACGATGTTGCAACATCAGCGGCATCTACTCCTGCGGCCGAGCTTATTTCGGTTCAAAGCGGAAGTGCCGGAGTTGTAGAATATACCAGTGCGAATAGCAAAACAAGCAACTGTTTTAAGTCGTATACGGTTGGCGGGACTAATGGAACAGGAGTGGCTGATCTGGATATGTTTCCTTCTGATGCAACCGATTATACCATTACCTGGAAAGAATATTATGGTACTTCAGAAGGTAAAAAAGGTGTATTGCTTAGGGGAACAGGCGACAACGGTTCGTGTACATATGCCGAAGGAATGAAACAGGGCTATTTGTTTATTGCTTTGAATAATAATGATGGTACAGTTTCTTTGCAACCATATGTGGCAGGAACTAACGGTATTACCAGTAAGTCAACTTATAACAGCAGTTTTACAATAAATGCCGGAGAGCCATGTTGGTACCGGGCTGTTTCAAACGGAAATCAATTTGTATTTGAATGTTCCGCAGACAGTGTTAACTGGGAAGGGGCTTCAACAACCTTATTCGCTGATGATACTTATACCAAGGGGGCAACCCAATTGGTTTGGGGTTTGAATGCCAATAACTTCGATTGGCAAATGGATAATATTACTTATGCTTTAAATGGTAATATTACTTTAACAAAATTTGCACTTAAAGATTTTACCTATGAGGAAGGTGATGGTCCTTCCGCCAGTCAGGTGTTTTCTGTTTCCGGTAATTCACTCTTGGGTGATGTAGTACTAACTGCTCCAGATAAGTTTGAGATTTCGTTGAGTGCTGAATCTGACTTCGTCTCGCAACTTACACTTACACCAACACAAGGAGAATTGGCACCAACCAATATATACGTCCGTATGAAATCCGGCTTAGGTATTGCAACTCATACCGGCGATATTTTGGTGCATTCAGCAGCTGTAATCGATATGTCAGTAAGTCTGCAAGGAAATGTATCACGTAAATATATCCCAACATCCAGGATTTATAATTTTACAGAAGACACTCCATCAACAATCGCCCAAACACCACCTGCGGATAATGTTTCGGTTGGTGAAGGCAATGGCGCCACTGCCGGTGTGTTTTCATATACCGATGCTGATGGATTAATAAGTAATGTACTGAAGCCATACAGTGTAGCAGGGAAAAATGGCACAGGTGTGCTCAATCTTGATTTGTTTTCAGAAACAAGTACCGATTATTCTGTTACATGGAAACAATATTACACTACAACCGGCGACTTTAAAAATGGCATGTTACTGCGGGGAGATGTTAGCAATTTAGGTGATGTATCCTCGGGCTACGAGAAAGGCTTGATGTTCGGTTATCTTTTTCTTCCTTACCGATATGGTAGCGGTATTCAGTTTCGCGTTTATAAAACAAGTTCAGCAACAAGTATGTATCCAATGATTAGTAAGGATGTTGCAATAACGGTAAGTACTGGTAACCCTATATGGTATCGGGCAACGATTTCAGGAACCGCTTCTGTTTCATTAAAACTTGAATATTCTACCGATGGTACAACCTGGAATGTTGGGGTTGAAGGGACAGATTCTGCTAACCCGTACCAATCCGGAGCAACCCAGGCTGTTTGGGGATTGTGGGCTTCTTCAACAGGATTCTGCATGGATGATATTACATTCGAAGGAATGGAGTCAGAAGAAGCATCTACCATTAGTGTTTGGGCATCATTAAGCGATTTCGTTTATGAAAGCCAGCAGGGGCCGTCAGAGGCTCAGTCATTTAATGTTTCAGGTCGTAATTTAATAGCAGATATTGAGGTTGTTGCACCCGATGATTACGAAGTGAGTTTAGATGAAGCTCAGGGATATTCTTCCTCAGTGGTAATCCCTCAAACCAATAACATGGTTGAAGATATAACTGTGTATGTAAGGTTGAAAGCAGGATTATCAGGAGGCTATTATTCAGGTGATATACTAATAACATCAGCAAATGCGGTTGAGAAGTCAATATATGTATACGGACAGGTTGATTGGCCTACTGATGTAAACGTTGTCCCGGAAGCTTCAGCAACTGTTGTTTCTGTTGAATATTACACCATAACCGGGCAACGGGTTCTTAGTGTCGACAATAAAGAAGGTCTATTTATTGAAAGAAAACAAATGTCGGATGGAACGGTATCGGCATCTAAAATATTTATAACAAAATAA
- the xyl3A gene encoding xylan 1,4-beta-xylosidase, whose product MTDLQKKMITNSINKTILLVAIMLGVLSAWAQQYPYQNPGLSSEARAKDLVSRLTLEEKAILMCDQSDAIPRLGIKKFNWWSEALHGYANNDNVTVFPEPIGMAASFNDELLLEIYDAVSDEGRAKYNEWINAGNENKRFLSLSVWTPNVNIFRDPRWGRGQETYGEDPYLTSRMGVSVVKGLQGPADAKYRKLLACAKHFAVHSGPEWSRHELNLNDISPRELYETYLPAFKALVQDADVRQVMCAYQRLDDEPCCGNTRLLQRILRDEWGYEYMVVSDCGAVTDFFTTHNVSSDAVHAASKAVLAGTDVECVWENYPFMNLPEAVERDLIKEEDIDRSVVRLLTGRFDLGDFDDDAIVPYAQIPPSVLNNEKHRQLALDMARQTMTLLQNKNEVLPLSKKTKKIAVIGPNANDEPMLWGNYNGTPVRTISILEGIKTKVPEQKIVYDKACDLVEDKVTESYFDQCSFEGKPGIKARYWNNPDRKGEVVTTDQIVNPIKKTTAGQHEFASGVKLEGFSAIYETEFVAKSSEEIVFKGGATGHYELLVNGETISQYDNWRTLSSRIPYQVEAGEKYKIEIRYAQLNNWQANIEFNFGKEVDVDYTELIKKLKDVETVVFVGGLSGNLEGEEMPVSYPGFKGGDRTNIDLPSVQRNCLKALKEAGKKVVFVNCSGSAIALTPETETCDAILQAWYAGESGGQAIADVLFGDYNPSGKLPVTFYKSSDQLNDFEDYSMKGRTYRYMEDALFPFGHGLSYTDFEIGEATLSNSTISTDETIQITVPVANKGAYDGTEIVQVYVRKVDDIEGPIKTLKGFKRLEVEKGKSKDAVIDLPPSSFEFYDWAQRKMTVTPGQYEVLYGNSSNASELKKQTVTIQ is encoded by the coding sequence ATGACTGATTTACAAAAGAAAATGATTACAAATAGTATCAATAAAACGATTTTGCTTGTGGCTATTATGCTGGGAGTACTTTCAGCATGGGCACAACAATACCCCTATCAAAATCCCGGATTAAGTTCGGAAGCACGTGCAAAAGATTTGGTTTCGCGATTAACACTCGAAGAAAAAGCAATACTTATGTGCGACCAGTCGGATGCTATTCCGAGGCTTGGGATTAAAAAATTTAATTGGTGGAGCGAAGCGCTTCACGGTTATGCCAACAATGATAATGTAACTGTTTTCCCGGAACCCATTGGTATGGCAGCTTCGTTTAACGACGAATTACTGCTTGAAATTTACGATGCGGTTTCAGATGAAGGACGGGCCAAATACAACGAGTGGATAAATGCCGGAAACGAAAACAAACGTTTTCTGAGCCTTTCGGTGTGGACTCCAAACGTGAACATTTTTCGCGATCCGCGTTGGGGGCGTGGCCAGGAAACCTATGGTGAAGATCCTTACCTGACTTCCCGAATGGGCGTTTCAGTGGTAAAAGGATTACAGGGGCCAGCTGATGCCAAATACCGAAAGTTGCTGGCTTGTGCAAAACACTTTGCCGTGCATTCGGGCCCGGAGTGGAGCCGCCACGAGCTTAACCTGAACGATATTAGTCCGCGCGAATTATACGAAACCTATTTACCTGCATTTAAAGCCCTGGTTCAGGATGCCGATGTGCGCCAGGTGATGTGTGCTTATCAGCGCCTCGACGATGAACCTTGTTGTGGCAACACCCGGCTTTTGCAGCGAATTTTGCGCGACGAGTGGGGATATGAGTACATGGTCGTTTCTGATTGCGGAGCTGTTACCGATTTTTTTACAACACACAATGTTTCCTCCGATGCGGTACATGCGGCCTCCAAAGCGGTTTTGGCTGGTACCGATGTGGAATGTGTTTGGGAAAATTATCCGTTTATGAATCTTCCCGAAGCTGTTGAACGCGATTTGATTAAAGAAGAAGATATTGATAGAAGCGTGGTGCGTTTGTTAACCGGGCGTTTTGATCTGGGCGATTTCGACGACGATGCAATTGTTCCCTATGCTCAAATTCCGCCATCGGTTTTAAACAACGAAAAACATCGTCAACTTGCACTCGACATGGCACGGCAAACGATGACACTTCTACAAAATAAAAATGAGGTGTTGCCTTTATCAAAGAAGACAAAGAAAATTGCAGTGATTGGCCCCAATGCCAACGACGAGCCCATGTTGTGGGGTAATTACAACGGAACACCGGTTCGCACGATTTCAATTCTGGAAGGCATAAAAACCAAAGTTCCGGAACAAAAAATAGTGTACGATAAGGCTTGTGATTTGGTGGAAGATAAAGTAACCGAAAGTTATTTTGATCAGTGCAGTTTTGAAGGCAAACCGGGAATCAAGGCTAGATATTGGAACAACCCCGACCGTAAAGGAGAAGTGGTAACAACAGACCAAATTGTAAATCCGATTAAAAAGACCACTGCCGGCCAGCACGAATTTGCATCGGGTGTGAAGCTTGAAGGATTTTCGGCCATTTACGAAACAGAATTTGTTGCCAAATCGAGCGAAGAAATTGTTTTTAAAGGTGGCGCTACCGGACATTACGAATTGTTGGTAAACGGCGAAACGATTAGCCAATACGACAATTGGAGAACACTTTCTTCACGAATTCCTTACCAGGTGGAGGCCGGGGAAAAATACAAAATTGAAATTCGCTATGCACAATTGAATAACTGGCAGGCCAATATCGAATTTAACTTCGGTAAAGAAGTGGATGTGGATTATACCGAACTCATCAAAAAACTAAAGGATGTAGAAACTGTGGTGTTTGTTGGTGGTCTTTCCGGAAATCTGGAGGGCGAAGAAATGCCGGTTTCGTACCCCGGTTTTAAAGGTGGCGACCGCACCAATATCGATTTACCTTCAGTTCAGCGAAACTGTTTGAAGGCTTTAAAAGAAGCAGGCAAAAAAGTAGTTTTTGTAAACTGTTCAGGTTCTGCCATAGCTTTAACGCCCGAAACCGAAACCTGCGATGCCATTTTACAAGCCTGGTATGCCGGCGAATCGGGTGGGCAGGCCATTGCCGATGTGCTGTTTGGCGATTACAACCCTTCGGGAAAACTACCAGTTACTTTCTACAAAAGTTCCGATCAGTTGAACGATTTTGAGGATTACTCGATGAAAGGGCGTACTTACCGTTACATGGAAGACGCTTTGTTTCCCTTTGGTCATGGACTGAGTTATACCGATTTTGAAATTGGTGAAGCTACCCTTAGCAACTCAACAATCAGTACCGATGAAACCATTCAAATTACAGTTCCGGTTGCCAATAAAGGAGCTTACGACGGAACCGAAATCGTTCAGGTATACGTGCGTAAAGTTGATGATATTGAAGGCCCCATTAAAACCTTGAAAGGCTTTAAACGCCTTGAAGTAGAAAAGGGAAAATCGAAGGATGCAGTGATTGATTTGCCACCTTCATCTTTCGAATTTTACGATTGGGCGCAACGAAAAATGACCGTAACACCGGGGCAGTATGAAGTACTGTATGGCAACAGTTCAAATGCAAGCGAATTAAAAAAGCAAACAGTCACAATTCAGTAA
- a CDS encoding glycoside hydrolase family 43 protein — protein MKGIVRLHGLLLVFILTCFAGRSQNPIIQTYYTADPAPMVYDGTVYLYTSHDEDSTVDNFFTMYDWRCYSSTDMVNWTDHGAVASLKSFAWLDKTNGAWAPQCIERNGKFYLYVPIHGEGVSVLVADSPTGPFTDVLGKRLIETDHIWQDIDPTVYVDDDGQAYLYWGNPKLWYVKLNEDMISYDKSIGQNGVVSTEMTTEAFGSHKGRDGKPGPSYTEGPWFYKRNNLYYMVYAAAGIPEYIAYSTAPSPEGPWTYKGFIMERAPHLAFTNHSGIIDFKGNSYFFYHSHELSGGEGFKRSTCVEQFEYNPDGSIPLIEPTKEGVTKSVVNLNPFKRVEAETIAFSEGLKTKTADKVGVYVTNIDNGDYIKIRSVDFGKGAKKFEASVATAKSGSIEIRIDEKDGELLGVLAVTGTGGEQNWKTLSTKIEKAKGIHDVYLVFKGDDKDLFNFDWWQFK, from the coding sequence ATGAAAGGTATTGTGAGATTGCATGGTTTATTATTGGTTTTTATATTAACATGTTTTGCCGGTAGAAGCCAAAACCCCATAATTCAAACCTATTATACTGCCGACCCGGCACCAATGGTATACGATGGTACGGTATATCTTTATACAAGTCACGATGAGGATTCAACAGTAGATAACTTTTTTACCATGTACGACTGGCGGTGTTATTCGTCAACCGATATGGTAAACTGGACTGATCATGGTGCAGTGGCTTCGTTGAAAAGTTTTGCATGGCTCGATAAAACAAATGGCGCATGGGCACCTCAGTGCATCGAACGAAACGGAAAGTTTTACCTGTATGTTCCCATACACGGAGAAGGCGTTTCGGTATTGGTGGCAGATTCTCCAACAGGTCCTTTTACCGATGTGCTTGGAAAACGTTTGATCGAAACAGATCACATCTGGCAGGATATTGATCCTACCGTGTATGTTGACGATGATGGTCAGGCGTATTTGTACTGGGGAAATCCAAAGTTATGGTACGTGAAGTTGAACGAGGATATGATTTCATACGACAAGAGTATCGGGCAGAATGGAGTTGTTTCAACAGAAATGACCACTGAAGCGTTTGGTTCGCACAAAGGTCGCGACGGTAAACCCGGTCCTTCTTATACCGAAGGTCCCTGGTTTTATAAACGCAACAATTTGTACTACATGGTTTACGCTGCTGCAGGTATTCCCGAGTACATTGCCTATTCTACTGCACCATCGCCTGAGGGACCGTGGACATACAAAGGATTTATCATGGAAAGAGCGCCACATCTGGCTTTTACCAATCACTCCGGCATTATCGATTTTAAAGGGAATTCCTATTTTTTCTATCACAGCCATGAATTGTCGGGTGGCGAAGGCTTTAAACGATCAACATGTGTGGAACAGTTCGAATACAATCCTGATGGATCAATTCCACTCATTGAGCCAACAAAAGAAGGCGTTACCAAAAGCGTTGTGAATCTTAACCCATTTAAACGTGTTGAAGCAGAAACCATCGCCTTTTCGGAAGGGCTTAAGACAAAAACTGCCGATAAGGTTGGAGTATATGTCACCAATATTGATAACGGCGATTACATAAAAATCCGTAGTGTAGATTTTGGTAAAGGCGCTAAAAAGTTTGAAGCGAGTGTGGCTACTGCTAAATCAGGAAGTATCGAAATCCGCATCGATGAAAAAGACGGCGAATTATTAGGAGTTCTTGCTGTTACCGGTACCGGAGGAGAACAAAACTGGAAAACGCTTTCAACCAAAATAGAAAAGGCCAAAGGTATTCACGACGTTTACCTGGTTTTCAAAGGAGATGACAAAGACTTATTCAATTTTGATTGGTGGCAATTCAAATAA